A region of Mauremys mutica isolate MM-2020 ecotype Southern chromosome 2, ASM2049712v1, whole genome shotgun sequence DNA encodes the following proteins:
- the LOC123364955 gene encoding fibrinogen silencer-binding protein — MVGKARSSNFTLSEKLDLLKLVKPYVKILEEHTNKHSVIVEKNKCWDIIADNYNAIGVDRPPRTAQGLRTLYKRLKEYAKQELLQQKETHSDYKSSISEPTKKVVEMIPQISSVCLRDRSSFQSANIDKETVAGTSSPQAVLDHHPAAITMELEPEEDVKPPPSLAVDSQQSEDLEQGEEHQLVHVMERSPSTSLSSVDMRMMLSSSPIPRRDDFFRLEVGERFRPACGYEPQMLQMLKEEHQIILENQRKIGLYVQEKRDGLKRKQQLEEELLKAKIKVEKLKAIRLRRDLPEYNSL, encoded by the exons ATGGTTGGGAAGGCCAGATCTTCTAATTTTACCTTATCTGAAAAGCTTGATTTGCTAAAACTTGTGAAGCCGTATGTTAAAATTCTTGAAGAACATACCAATAAGCATTCAGTAATAGTGGAAAAAAACAAATGCTGGGATATCATAGCCGATAACTACAATGCCATCGGAGTAGATCGTCCTCCTCGTACTGCACAGGGCCTGCGCACGCTGTACAAGAGGCTCAAAGAATATGCCAAACAGGAGCTATTGCAGCAAAAGGAGACCCATTCAGATTATAAAAGCAGCATTTCCGAGCCAACCAAGAAAGTTGTGGAGATGATTCCACAGATTTCCAGTGTGTGTTTAAGAGACAGGAGCAGTTTTCAAAG TGCTAACATAGATAAAGAAACAGTTGCTGGTACCAGTTCCCCACAAGCAGTGTTGGATCACCATCCTGCTGCAATCACAATGGAGTTGGAACCAGAAGAGGATGTCAAACCTCCTCCTTCCTTGGCTGTAGATTCACAGCAGAGTGAGGACTTAGAACAAGGAGAAGAACACCAATTGGTGCATGTTATGGAGAGATCTCCTTCAACTTCACTATCTTCTGTTGATATGAGAATGATGTTGTCTTCATCTCCCATCCCaagaagagatgatttttttagGCTTGAGGTCGGAGAACGCTTTAGGCCAGCGTGTGGGTATGAGCCACAGATGTTGCAAATGCTGAAAGAGGAGCATCAGATAATCTTGGAAAATCAAAGAAAAATTGGGCTTTATGTCCAAGAAAAGAGGGATGGCTTGAAAAGAAAGCAGCAACTGGAAGAAGAGCTATTGAAAGCAAAAATCAAAGTAGAGAAGCTGAAGGCAATAAGACTACGACGTGATCTGCCAGAATACAACAGTCTTTAA